From the genome of Streptomyces ficellus:
GACTCCCGGGCTCTGGCGGTGGCCGTGCTGGCCCCGCTGGGCACGGCGTTCGGTTACGTGGTCAGCGAGTTGCTGAAGTCGGTGGTGGACGAGGAGCGGCCGTGCCGGGCGGTCGCCGGGGCCGCGGCTTCGCTCGTGGAGTGCCCGCCGTACGGCGACTGGTCCTTCCCGAGCAACCACTCGGCCATCGCGGGTGCCGCCGCGGTCGCCCTGGCCCTCGCCTGGCGCGGGATCGTGTGGCTGACGGTGCCGATGGCGCTGCTGATGGCGTTCTCGCGGGTCTTCGTCGGTGTCCACTACCCGCACGACGTGGCGGCGGGTCTGGTGCTGGGCGCGCTGATGGCCGTCCTGTTCGTGAAGCTGCTGACCGGGCCGACCCGGGCGCTGGCCGATTCGATGCGGATGAGCCGGTCGGCCGTCGCCCTGTGGCTGGCCGGTGCGGGGCCCGCCGCTCGTGTGCCGGCGGCGCCGGGGGCGCCGGAACCGGCCGTGACCCGGCGGCGCCGGGAGCCGATGCACCGCCGTCCCTGAGGAACGTGCCAGGATCGGAGGTGCCATGACTGCGATCTCCTCCTCCCCCGAAGCCGGGCCCGACGCGGCCGGCCTGCACGCGCCCGTGCTGGCCTGGTTCGAGCAGAACGCCCGCGACCTCCCCTGGCGCCGCCCCGAGGCGGGCGCTTGGGGGGTGATGGTCAGCGAGTTCATGCTCCAGCAGACCCCGGTCAGCCGGGTGCTCCCGGTGTACGAGCAGTGGCTGGCCCGCTGGCCCCGCCCCGCGGACCTGGCCGCCGAGGCTCCCGGTGAGGCGGTCCGCGCCTGGGGCCGGCTCGGCTACCCGCGCCGTGCGCTGCGGTTGCACGGCGCGGCGGTCGCGATAACGGAACGGCACGGCGGTGACGTTCCGAGCGATCACGCGCACCTGCTGGCCCTGCCGGGCATCGGCGAGTACACGGCCGCGGCGGTGGCGTCGTTCGCGTACGGGCAGCGTCACGCGGTGCTGGACACCAATGTGCGGCGGGTGTTCGCGCGGGCGGTGACGGGTGTGCAGTACCCGCCGAACGCGACGACCGCCGCCGAACGGAAGCTGGCGCGGGCGCTGCTGCCCGACGACGAGGAGCGGGCGGCCCGTTGGGCGGCGGCGTCGATGGAGCTGGGCGCCCTGGTGTGCACGGCCCGGGGCGAGGACTGCGCGCGGTGCCCGATCGCGGAGTCGTGCGCGTGGCGGCTGGCGGGCAAGCCGGCCCACGACGGGCCGGCCCGGCGCGGCCAGACGTACGCGGGTACGGACCGCCAGGTGCGGGGCCGGTTGCTGGCGGTCCTGCGGGACGCGGTGACGCCGGTGGGGCAGGCCGCGCTGGACGCGGTCTGGCACGATCCGGTGCAGCGCGCCCGGGCCCTGGACGGTCTGGTGGCGGACGGGCTGGTCGAGCCGCTGGACGGCGGGCGATACCAGCTTCCGGCCGGCTGAGCCGACACCGGGATCGGGTCCGGGGTCGGGTACCGGGCCTGGGTACCGGGGCGGTGGGCGGCGGGGTCCGCGCGCCGTTCCCCGGCGTCCGGAGTGACGCTCGGTGCGTCTCCCTTTACGTAACACCATCGCTGTTACACAACCGATGGCCAGCCGTGCGTCCGCCGACGGTCTGTGCGGACAACCCCGTGACAACCGCTCCGTAGCGTCTTCCCCGTTAGGCAACAACGGGGAAAACGGGGATCGGAGGCGGTTCGGATGTCGCACGGCGAGGTGCTGGAATTCGAGGAGTACGTACGCACACGGCAGGACGCCCTGCTGCGCAGCGCCCGGCGCCTCGTCCCGGACCCGGTGGACGCCCAGGACCTGCTCCAGACGGCGCTGGCCCGTACGTACGGCCGCTGGGACGGCATAGCCGACAAGTCCCTCGCCGACGCCTACCTCCGCCGCGTGATGATCAATACGCGTACGGAGTGGTGGCGCGCCCGCAAGCTGGAGGAGGTGCCCACCGAGCAGCTGCCCGACGCGTCCGTCGACGACGCCACCGAGCAGCACGCCGACCGGGCCCTGCTGATGGACATCCTGAAGGTGCTGGCGCCCAAGCAGCGCAGCGTCGTGGTGCTGCGGCACTGGGAGCAGATGAGCACCGAGGAGACGGCCGCCGCGCTCGGCATGTCGACCGGTACGGTGAAGTCCACGCTTCACCGGGCGCTCGCCCGCCTCCGTCAGGAGCTGGAGAGCCGGGCCGTCGACGCCGACGTCCGGGCCCTGGAGCGTGACGGCCGTGCGGGGCGCGCGGACGGACGTGGCCTGGAACGGGGGCGGGAGCGGTGCGCGGCCTGAGCGCCAGAGACAGCGGGAACGGCACGAGCGGCACGAGCGGCACGGGCAGGATCCGGGCGGCGGGCACCACGGCGATGGCGGTGGCCGCCGCCGTCGGCCTGCTCACGGCCGGTTGCTCCACCGGCGGCACGGGGACCCGCGACGAGGGCGCGGCCCGGGCCGACCAGGGCACGCCGTCGAGTGCGCCGGCCCCCGCGTCGTCGGCGTCGTCGCGCATGAGGAAGGTGGACGCGGTCCAGCTGATCATGAGTGACCCGAAGGTCAGCGACCGGGTCAAGGAGGATCTGAAGCCGTGCGTGGCGGACGCCTACCCGGTGGACACCTCGTACGGGACGCTGACGGACTCTGGGGCGCCGGACGTCGTGGTGAACGTGCTGACGTGCGGGGACGCGGTGGGGGTCGGGACGTATGTGTACCGTCTCGGTGCCGCCAAGGACGACGGGAAGGGCACGGCGTACCAGAATGTCTTCTCGCTGGAGGAGCCGGCCGTGTACTCGACGATCGACCGGGGGGACCTGGTCGTCACCAAGCAGGTGTACGCGGAGGACGACCCGGTGTCGTATCCGTCCGGCGAGGACGTGATCACCTACCGGTGGGCGGGCAGCAAGTTCAGCGAGCACGACCGGGTGCACAACGAGTACAGCAAGACGGTCGGTGACGGTGAGATCGACGGCCCCGCCGAGCCGACCGCGCCCCCCAAGAACTGACCCCCGCACCTGATTCGAGAGCACGGAGAGTGGACGTCGATGGCCGAGACCCATGTCCTGTTCGTGGAGGACGACGACGTCATCCGTGAGGCCACGCAGCTCGCCCTGGAGCGGGACGGCTTCGCGGTGACGGCGATGCCGGACGGGCTGTCCGGTCTGGAGTCCTTCCGGCAGCGGCGGCCGGACATCGCGCTGCTGGACGTGATGCTGCCGGGCATGGACGGCGTGAGCCTGTGCCGGCGCATCCGTGACGAGTCGACCGTGCCGGTGATCATGCTGTCGGCCCGTGCCGACGCGATCGACGTGGTGCTGGGCCTGGAGGCCGGCGCCGACGACTACGTCACCAAGCC
Proteins encoded in this window:
- a CDS encoding A/G-specific adenine glycosylase, producing MTAISSSPEAGPDAAGLHAPVLAWFEQNARDLPWRRPEAGAWGVMVSEFMLQQTPVSRVLPVYEQWLARWPRPADLAAEAPGEAVRAWGRLGYPRRALRLHGAAVAITERHGGDVPSDHAHLLALPGIGEYTAAAVASFAYGQRHAVLDTNVRRVFARAVTGVQYPPNATTAAERKLARALLPDDEERAARWAAASMELGALVCTARGEDCARCPIAESCAWRLAGKPAHDGPARRGQTYAGTDRQVRGRLLAVLRDAVTPVGQAALDAVWHDPVQRARALDGLVADGLVEPLDGGRYQLPAG
- a CDS encoding phosphatase PAP2 family protein, which gives rise to MSQDLYRDITDLAHDTPGWLQLVAELWTEAGLLLFGVLFLAGWWRTRTADSRALAVAVLAPLGTAFGYVVSELLKSVVDEERPCRAVAGAAASLVECPPYGDWSFPSNHSAIAGAAAVALALAWRGIVWLTVPMALLMAFSRVFVGVHYPHDVAAGLVLGALMAVLFVKLLTGPTRALADSMRMSRSAVALWLAGAGPAARVPAAPGAPEPAVTRRRREPMHRRP
- a CDS encoding SigE family RNA polymerase sigma factor, whose amino-acid sequence is MSHGEVLEFEEYVRTRQDALLRSARRLVPDPVDAQDLLQTALARTYGRWDGIADKSLADAYLRRVMINTRTEWWRARKLEEVPTEQLPDASVDDATEQHADRALLMDILKVLAPKQRSVVVLRHWEQMSTEETAAALGMSTGTVKSTLHRALARLRQELESRAVDADVRALERDGRAGRADGRGLERGRERCAA